GATTGACCTAGCCTTTGATTAAATCCATCTCATGCAACAGCTGGTTAAGCTTAGCTTTATTTTCTGGTAAAAGATCGCATAAGGGCAGACGGCAGCCTCCAGAAGGGTATCCACATATCTGCATGGCTGTTTTGATGGGAGATGGATTTACTTCTATAAAAGCCGCTTTAAACAAAGCTAAAAGCTTGTAATGGCTTTCTTGAGCTAAATCGAACCGTCCTGTCAAAGCTTGGTCGACCATCTGGCTAACTTGCTCAGGAACTAGATTGCTGACGACCGAAATCACCCCTTGGGCTCCTAAGGAAATCATCGGTAGAGTTAAAGCATCATCTCCGCATAAAACGTGAAAATTAAAGCAAGTTTTACGAGCTTGTTGAATAATGTCGGTTGTTTGTAGCAAATTTCCTGCGGCGTCCTTAATTCCCGCTATATGGGGAAGAGCAGCGATTCGTTGCAGGGTGGCTACTTCGATATTTACTCCAGCTCGGCCAGGAATATTGTACACATACATGGGCAAAGAGACTTGCTGGGATAGGGCTTCAAAATGTCTAAAAATGCCTTCTTGTGAAGGTTTGTTATAATAGGGGGCGACCACTAAAAGGGCATTGGCTCCCAAATCTTGGGCTTTTTTTGCTTTTTCGACGGTGTGTTGGGTGTTATTACAGCCCACTCCAACCATGACGGGGATTTTATTTTTAACTTCTTGAATGGCTATTTTAATGATGCGCGTTTGCTCTTCAGAAGATAAGGTAGGAGATTCGCCGGTCGTTCCTAAAACTAGGATCCCATTTACGCCGGCTTTAACTTGGAAGTGGATATTTTCCCTTAACCCTTGCTCGTCTAGATGCAGCTGCTCAGTAAAGGGAGTAATAAGAGCCGTAATTGTTCCTTTTAATGACATAAAAATTTCTCTAAGTTAAGGCATTCTTCAAAAGTGTAAATTCCTTTTTTATCCAGGAGCCATTCTGCTGCCCGAAGAGCTCCTTCAGCAAATCCTTCCCGGCTGCGAGCTTCATGAGTAAATGAAAGAGTATCTGCAAACGTGTCAAAAAGGACGGTATGCGTTCCAGGAAATGTGCCGCAGCGGACGCTTGAAAAAGACAAAGGGGGATTAAGCTTAAGTTCTTCATTAAGCACTTGAGCAAGCTTTTTTGCGGTTCCTGAAGGGCTGTCTAATTTTTGGTGATGATGATATTCAATGCCTGCAGCTGCGTATTCGGGAAAATAGGCCATGAGTTGGGCAGCATGGCGAATCATTTTCAGAAAGAGGTGGATGCCTAAAGAAAAATTGGGGCTATACAAAACTCCCACTTGATACTTATCGATCAAGTTTTTGAGTTGGCTCAGTTTGTCGTACCATCCTGTGGTACCTATCACAGTGGGGAGACCGTGCTTGCAAATTTTTTCTAGATTCTCTAGAACCGACTCAGGTGTTGAAAATTCAATGCACACCTCAGCCTTGTGAATATTTTTCCACTCTTCACAATCGGCAGAGGTAACCCGCGAAACGATCTGGTGCTCTTTTTGGGTTGCGAGCTTTTCAATCATTTGCCCCATTTTTCCATAGCCTATTAATGCAATTTTCATTACGCGCTCCCGATTGCTTTCTTCCATCATTCCATGTTTTTACTTAAAACTCAACTTGTACTCCAAGGGTTTAAACCCTTATTTAGACATTTTATGGATGAGTTCTACGGCTGGGATTAAACGGATGGTTCCCTCTAGCTCGCGCATAAATAAAGCCCATTCCGTAATGGCCTTTCGGGAAATATAGACAACATCTCCAGGAATAAGGAGGAGATTTTGATTGGGCTCTTGGGCTACAACCTCCCAAGGGAAGGAGTAGATTTTTGGGAAGGAGATGTTTCCTCGAATCACTTGAATATGGTTTTTATTTGCTGTGAATTGCATGCCGCGTGCAAGGGTAAGCGCTTCTTTCAGCGAAATATATCCCGCTAATAAAGGAATACGTTTAGGGGAGAGGACCTCTCCTAAAACCATGGCAACCTGATCAGTTGGGCTGGCAATAAAAATTTTGTCTCCCCCTTTCATCACGATGTTCTGGCTCATATCCCCCTTTTTTAGAAGTCGGAATAAATCTAGCCTAAGGGGCATATTCTCTCTTAAAACATAACTTGCAAATAGATTGGCGGTAGGGGGGATAAAGGCTTTGCTCAAAACTTCATATAATCTTAATTGCCCATCTGCACAGGAGGGGGGAGGGGAAACCATGCCGGTGACAATAATTTTATGGAATGCTTTACTTTTGAAAGAGAGATAAACTTCAAGGCCGCTGATTTGTTCTCTATATTGCTCTTTTATTTTTTGACGAGCCTCCGGAAGGGTCATCCCTTTTACTTTTAAAGCGTTCAATCCTGGCAAGGAGATCTTCCCATTCACCACTCGAAATCCCCCTGCGCGATCGTTAATCAATTGGATGGCAGCCATGAGATCGCGGCGAGAAGGGTGATAAAGTGTGATAGTCAGAATATCCTCTTCGTCAATTATCGGGTAATAGGGTGTAAAAGCATCGTTTGGAAGTTCGGCAAATAAATGCCCTTGCAGCTCTTCGATGGCGAATTTCCCTTCTTTTTGGATCTTTTGCGAGTCTAGTACAAATTCGCCAGCATCCAAAATATTGTAGGGAGTAGCGTAAGAAGAGGCGTGTAAAAAAAGCAAGACAAGTAATAATAGGCACATAGTGGCTCGATAAAAAGAGGCTTGTAAGGTAATCTATCATTTTCTGCACTTTCCTGCATTAAACTTTAAGCTTTCTTTGGAAACTCTTAAAATCTAAACTTAACATAATGCTCTTATGGAAAAAAGTTTGTGGTTATTCTAGCGATTTTGTTACGATTTCCTCTTTACCAAGAGCAAGCCAATTTGAAGGGAGGACTTGAACCTTATGCTCCATTTTTTTCGAACTTATGAGCGATATTTTTATCTCGTAATCACTTTTGTGATTGTGATCACATTCTCTTTTTTTGGGACTTATAATGAGATTATTTCCTCCCCAGGAACTGATGAAACAGCCTTTTATAAGGTAGATGGTTCAAAAGTAGGCCGCACTGACGTGCAAAATATTGTGCATTTTATCGCGACTGATTCAGAGGATAAGCTATCTTATGGAGGCATGTGGGGGCCCAATTTTTTGAATGATGGGGTGATTAAAAAAGACTTTCTCCAAACAGGATTAGCAGAAGTTTTAATCCACCATTATCAGAAGGATTTAAAAGACGAGCTTCAAAAAAAGCTAGAAAAAGAAAAACATTTTTCCCTTTATACCCATCCGCAAGCAAAGTTTGTGGGGGTCGAATCGGTCTGGAATTACCTTGCGCCAGACATGAAAACAAACTTTGATATTTTGCGTTTTTCTGACAAAGCGACAGATTCTCAAAGCTTGGCATCTCGAGTAAAGCTCTTTTTAGGCCAAAGTCAACTTCCTCCGGCTTTGCTTAGTAATGTGTTGCGCTATCAAGAAAGGCAATATGACTGGATTTCTCCCGATCTCAATTTAGAGCGCATGGACCTCTCTCTGTTTGGTTATCACACAATTGAAGATTGGTTTGGGTCCCGTTTTGTCCATTTGGTTGCTCAATTTATTGTAAATGCAGCGACGATTGCCGAGCAAAAAGGGTATGTGGTGACAAAAGAAGAGGCTCTTGCAGATTTAGTTCAGCACTCAGAAAAAAGTTTTCAAGAAAATCAATCAAGTCCCTATTTGGGCTTAGCGAGCAGTCGCGAATATTTCCATGAACAGTTGCGCCGAATGGGAATGGAACAAACAAAAGCTGTGCAAATCTGGAGGCAGGTTTTACTTTTTAGACGCCTTTTTCACGACGTGGGCAGTTCTGTTTTTATAGACCCTTTAACCATCGGGCAAATCCATCAATTTGGAAATGAATCGGTGACAGGGGATGTTTATCATTTGCCCCCCTCTTTAAGATTTGCTGATTGGCGTTCCCTGCAAAAATTTGAAGTTTACCTCGAGGCGATTGCGAAAAGGAGAGTAGCAACAAAAAATTTACTGCATTTGCCTACCCAATTGCGTAGTGTAGAGCAGGTTGTAAAGTTGGCACCGGAATTAGTGCAAAAAAAATATACGGTCGAAATAGCAGAAGTAGATAAAAAGTCTTTGCAATCTCTGTTTGGAATCAAAGAAACATGGAATTGGGAAGTACAAGAGGCAAACTGGGATAAGCTTACCGTCCACTTTCCAGAGTTAGCTTCGCCGAAAGCTGATACGAAAGAAACGCGCTTTGCTGTGCTGGAAAATTTAGATCAAAAAATTCGAGCTAGGATAGATGCTTTTGCACGGTCGCAAATGATAGAAGAGAATCCTGCTAAGCTATCAAAGGCATTACAGGAAGTAAAATCGAAAGTAGTGACTGTAGGGCTTCTTAAAAAAGGGGGATTTACGCTTATTAAAGGTCTTAAAGATTCTCAAGAGCTCATGAATTTATTAGATAAAGCTCCTTTAAAAGGACAGGCCGCTAGCTCTCCTGAAGAGGGAGAAGCAGAAGAAAAATTAAAACATTTTACCGCGAATGGAACTCACTATTACAGGATTGAAGTGTTGCAAAAAGCTCCTGCTGAAACGATCATGACCTTCCAAGAAGCTGACCAACAGGGAATTTTGGATGAGCTTTTAACTCGAACTTTGGAAAATTATTACACCAAAATACGGGAAGAAAGAGAAGAAGAATTCCAGCATGAAGACAAAACGTGGAAAGATTTTGCGACGGTACAAGCTAAAGTCGCAGAAACTTACTTCCAGCCTTTGTTATCTGCTATTAATGTAGATTACCAAAAAAATAAACCGAAAGACAGCAGTCAATTGATTCAAACTTTGACACCTGAATTGAGTGCACCGCTGCGTTTTTATGCTTACATGCGAGAAGCTAGGCAAGCCATTCAAAAAACTCCTGAACAGGTTACAGAATGGGTGAATGAGGCCTCTTCAAAAACTGATGCTGACGACCTTAAAAGTCAATGGAAGCTTGTAAAAGAGGCTTATAAAATTGACCGGGATCATGAGGCGACTGGGATAGCAAAAGAGAAGGCTCTTAAAATGAGTGAAGGTGACTGGTCACCCGTTACGCCTCTTCCCAATGGGGATATCCATTTCTTTACCATTCAAACTAAAGGCGTTCGTGAAGACAGCCATGAATTTGAAAGGCAAATGAGTGTGGCTCATCGCCTATTGTCAGATGACGCTCAGCAAGTCTTAATGAGGAAAGTGTTGAAAGAAATCTCAGATAAACAAGCGATTTCGCTGGCTTATCTCACCCGTTCTTATGAAGCAGGTGTAGCAGAGGAATCTAAATAGGGAGGGAAAATGGATAACTTTGTTCCTGTAAGCCCCCTTAATTTTTTTCAGATTCAAGCAGATTGCTATCCATGTGAAATGGAGAGAAAGCACCCCTTTCTCTCCAAGCCTATTCACGAGAAGTTTTTTCTGCCCGATAATTCAGGTTTATCCAGCGAAGAACCATTTGCCAAGGTTGCTTTAGGGTGGCATGCTGAAGGAATTGCTTGTACTGTTCAACTTCAGGCTCCTTTCGTGGAAGCTCATTATCCCAATATTCAGAATGGGGATAGTATCGAGCTTTTTCTAGACACGCGAGACATGAAAAATGCGGGTTTTAATACCCGTTTTTGCCACCATTTTTTCTTTTTAGCCAAAAGCGTAGAAGGAGTTTCTTGTGGAGAAATTACCCGTTTCCGCACTGAGGATTCCCATGAATTATGCGATCCTAGCGAACTGCAAATGAAAGTAGATTTTACTTCTAAGGATCATACGTTCTATATTTTTATTCCCCGGCAGTGTTTACATGGATATGATCCAGAACAGTTTGATCGGCTGGGCTTTACCTATCGAATTAACCGTCCAAAAAGGCCATCTCAGCATTTTTCTGTGCTCTCCAATGAATACCAAATCGATCAACAACCAGCTCTGTGGGGGAGTTTAAAGTTAATCCATGCCAAAAACAGCTCTAAATAGCCATCATGCTTTGAGGTTAATAAAGGAGAAGCCATGAAAAGATATACAGAATCGCACGAGTGGATAGAACTGGAAGGCCCCATCGGGACTATTGGAGTGACAGCTTATGCAAAGCAGGAATTGGGAGACATTGTGTATGTAGAGCTCCCCTATGTAGGCAAAAAAGTTTTTAAAGGTGGTGAGGCGGCTGTACTTGAATCTACCAAGGCCGCTTCAGATGTCTATTCTCCTGTTTCCGGAACAATTTTAGAGGTAAACGATCAGCTTTCTACTGAAGTACAAAAAATCAATGACTCGCCCGAAAAAGAGGGGTGGCTCTTTAAAGTACAGCTTGACAATTTAGAAGAAGTTGCGTCACTTATGACTTGGGAAGAATATCAGAAATCATTAGGCTAGCAGCTACAGGTAAATTTTATTTCCTCCAGCGCCTTAAAATCTAGCTCATTTAAAAGAACTAAGCACAGTACATCTTATTCGGTGGGATTGCGATTCCCGTAAATAATACAGGCCTAAATCACGCTTTGTATGCAAAAGGGTCCGCCCAAAAAGTCAAATCAGAAGGGCGGTTCCTTAAAAATAGCTTTGTTTTAAGATCTGGAAAGTTAGAGCAGTGAGAAGCTTTTTTTTAAGTCTTCTCATTTCTTAAGCATCACATACTCAGTCTTATGCAATTTTACAATTAATCAAAAAGTAAATGATTTTTTCCTACTTGTAATGTTTTTAGGATTTAGTTAGTGTGACCCTATTCTTTCTTTAAGCGGTGCTGATCGTTTTTTTATATTTTAAACGTGGCTTACAATCAAAGGAATTGGCGATGAATGTCGAGTTTTCATTAATAAATAAATTTCCTAAGTCTGCTAACATAAAAAGTAACGAAGCTTCTTTTTCAACTTTTTTCATTAATTCGTTTGTATCTCAGACGGCTCTTCAAGCAGCAAACAAACCCAGAAAAGTAACAAGCATTAAATGTTTCTTCACCCGTATCGTGCGCAAAATTGTCAAATTTTTTGAAAAGTTTATGTCTGCACTTATTCGAACGGTAAAAAAACCTTTCAAGAAACGCGCTGTATTTGTTATACCCACGCCTCCTCCCTCCCCGGCGCTTCCGGCTATCAAGAAAACTTCCAATCAGCTAAAAGGCCAAGCATCTCATCTAGCTTCTCCTTCTCTTGCGCAGGCTAGCGCTCCAGCACCAAATTTTCCTCATAAACCTTCTCCAAGCTTTGCAACCCCTACGAATAAAGATTTGCAAAACTTTTTGGTAAAAAAAGATTCAAACAAATCTCTCACTCTTAGAAACCTTGTTGAGGCCAAAGATTCAATTCCATTAAAGAGTTCAGGTGAGGAGGCTTCATCAGAGGGGCTAACTGTGCGACAGAAAATTGCAAAATTGAATGGAGCCCACACTCCCCTTCTAGAGACCAAGCCTCAACCACCAAAGTCTGTAAGCCAAGCGGCAAAAAGGGAAGAAAATCTTCAACAAATACCCATTTCTGTTGGTCCAGATGAAGCTTTACCACCCAAAATCCCCCTGAAAGCATCTGAGGAAATCACACCCCCAGTAGTAAAGACAAATGGCAAAGAAGCACCCACCTCGGAGATTTGGACAAATACTGACAAGCCAGAAAATGGACAAGTGCTTATGAGATCGGGAGCTATCGATCGTGTGATTTTTCCAACCATGCAGCCTACTGCAAATGGAGTGATTTCGGTGAAAGCGGGACATATGAATCCCTCGCTAAGTTCAGAGTTTGTGAAGATAGGGGAATATCCAGAAGATCATGATCATGCTGAATCTTCTTTACCGGAAGAAATAGTGTTTAATAGAGATAAGGCCTTAAAGAGGGAAGCTGATCCGGTGAAGATGGATAAAGGCTCCCATTCTTCGGGTTCGACCTCGCCTCAAAGCTCTCCCTTGGCTCAAGAGGCAGAAAGAAAGGGGGAAGAGGGGCAAATGCGGTCGTTAGCAAGCTCCGATTTTATTGATTTAGCGATCTCTTCTTCAGAAAATGCTAAGCCTGCTACAAATGGAAAAACTGATTTTGCGGCCATGAAAGCGGCGCAAGTTTGGAACCAGAAAGGTCAAATGAAGGCTCTGAAAGAGGAAGATGTTAAAGCAAATAAGACCCAGGAAGCGCTCAAGGCTTCAAGCCCAGCTCCTATTCAGGGCACTACCCTGCAAAAAGGTGCACGAGATCGCATTAAAGCCGACCTAGAAAAATTTTTGAGTCCCAAACCCAACATTTGCATGACTCCTGAACGTCCAGCTTGTTCTACCCCTAATCCTTCTCTCTATGACCTACCTCTTACATGGGAGACCCCTCTAAAAGAAAACGGGAGTTCCAAGCTGCGAAAGGGCGTGTTGTGGCCTGAAGGTAACCCAATAGCTCAGTTAAATAGTCCTGTTAAAACGGATGATATCTTGTTCGCTTATGGCTCAAAATCCTCTGAATCCAATCCTGGGGATTCTCCTGTTTTAAGTCGCATTAACAGTCCGAACAAGCTGGTACATTTGACTAAAGACAGGCCTGTACGGCCCACACGCTCTCCTTCAAAAAAGATGGTGAAGAAAGATGCTTTTCCAGAAGCTTAACCATTCTCTCCAGGCATCCTGTTTAGGATGCCTTGGGTCTTTTAGCGAGTTTTTCCGTGACATATGTTTCTGGCAAAAGGTCGCAAATTAAATTTTGAGAAAATTCCTCTAATTGCTCCTTTCGCGTATGATCACTTCTATAAATGGTATAGATGACCTCTTCAAAAAAGAGGGCCTTAATCCAATTTTCTTTCTCTGGAAATAATTTAATCGATTCTTCTAACCAAAGGTCGAGCGGGACCTCACTATAAGCCTCTTCGACTATCTGCTGGCTGTAAGGTTTAAGACAGTTAGAAATTAAGCTATGGATCGCTTGCTTTTTGGAAGATTCACTGTGGCAAAAATGGTGCTTGGCAGAATGAAATAATTGAAATAGAGAAGTTGTGTTTGGAAAAGCTGGGTCTCTTGTTTCTTTAAAAAATACTTCCAATGATTCCCCTACCTGGGTTTTAAAATGAAGGATTCTTCCTTCATCACTCAGCTCAAGTTGCTGGTGAACTCCCGGACGTACTGTCGCTCGCATGGCTTCCCAGTACGCTTCTAAAGCCATAGGATCTGCGGCAGTTAAATTGACATGTTCAAAAGCTTTATCTTCGTTAGCATCTAGGCTTGATTTTTCTTTTTTGCGAATTTCTGAAGCCTCACTTCCGGCTTTATGTGTAAAACCTCCCATGAGCTGCAAGCGGAAAGAATCAAGCTTTTTTGTATACCTTAACACTGATCGGCACACTTTAATAAAGGGCTGGGTTGAGCTTTGATATAAGCTGGACGGGGAAATTTTAGATAATTCGCCATTTGCTTGATTAGTTATTTTCAGATCTTTTTGAGAGGGAATTAGATAGCCGTTGAATTTTCTCAAGGCAAACTTTAGCCGGGCCCAAGTTCTTTTCTTGGGCTCTTCGGAGCATTGATTCCATTTCTGAAAGATTTGAAAGTAATTTTTAAAAAGCGCAGCTGCTCGCAAAGTGTAGTAATTGGGGGAAGTGATTGCTTCTACTTTATCGTTTTCTCTCACGATTTTACGCAAACGTGTGTTTGCCTTATTGATAACTTGAATCGATTGGGCCACTAACTTAAGCTTTTGGTCGGTGGCTTGCTGCCGCTCTTGTCGCTTTTTTTTGGAAAGGATACTGGAAATTAAACGACTGATCTCAGCAAGGCGGGCGTGTATCCATGAATATTTGGGGAGGGAGACAAAGACTTTCTCTTCTTCTATCGTAACATTCGAGATTCCGTAGTGAGAAATTTTTGCCACTTCCTGGATAGCATCGAAATAAGTGAGATATTCTTGTTGGGTAAGATTTGCGATCATAAAGGATCCCTTGATGTTGAAAAACAGTTAAAGGATTTATTCTAAAAGATTCGCTGTTTCCAACAAATAGAAATTTCCGTAAAATTTAGCTTGCTTTGCAACTTTTGCTTTAAAAAGGTTAAATGTCACTTAAATTTTCCATCCAAAGAAAAAGCTTAGTAGAAGAGTCCGGATTTTCAGTCAAAGTAGAAGATCATCATGGAGCTCCTCTTTCAAAATTTTCCTCCTTGCTTGCTCTAGCCGTCGGAAAAGAGAAAGTAGAACAAGAGGTGCTGCATTTTTTAGCAAAAGAGGGCACCCCTTCCGAAAATAATCCTTGGATCATAAAAATTTCTAACCTTTCTTCTTTAAAAGCCTTAAAGCTTTTAGCAGCTACAGGAAGTCTATTTTTTGATAATCGGGCGTTGATTACCGATTTTTTCACTCCTGTGGAGTTTTATTACGTGGTGGAGGAGGCCTCAGAAGTAGCCGTTTCGGGTAAACTTAAGACGTCTCAAGAGGAATTTGATATTCGAGAGTGTGATTTTGTGACGGGAGGCCCTCCGCACTGGTTTATTAGAGGAAATTTTTTGCGCCTCATCTCGACAGAGGTTTCCTGGAAAAATTTGCAGAAAATGTTGATTAAGCCCTCCCCAGAATGGGTAAAAAACTTTTTAAAAGAGTTTCGAGAAGACAGCAGGCTAGAAGAAGCAAAAATCCTTTTTCAAAATGAATCCCTTGCTCTTTTTCAAGAAGTGTCGCCTCTCCCTTGCCTAATTTTAAAAGATCGATGGGGTTCATTTGCGGATTTGTGGATGTGCTATGGAGAAAGCAGGATTCAGTATGGAGAAAGGAGTTGTTCTTCCATTCCACGAGATCTCAAAACAGAGAGCTTATGGGAGGGAGATTTACTCGAGACAGGTTTTCAAAAAAAGCAGGTAGGGACCTCTCAATACTATTGTCCCTTGGAAGAGGTTCCTAAAAGCCTCAGCTTTCTTTTAGAGTTAGGCTGGACAGTATGGGATTTTCGAGGGCAGAGAGTGGTAAATTACTCGAGTGGAACTTTAGACTTGCAAACAGGCCATAAAGAAATTTTGATTCGGGGGAAATTGCGCTTTGAAAATTATGAAGCTGATTTAGGGGCTGTGGTGGGGGCTTTTAATCGCCGAGAAAACTTTGTCACGATTGGCTCTGGGGTAGTGGGATTGTTGCCTCAGAATTTTAATAAAAGTGGCCTGTCTGATTTAGCAGAAGAAGGAGAAATTGTGGCGGGAGGCATTAAAACGAAAAAAAGTCATTTTGGCTCTCTTGTAGATTTATTTGACTCTCCTTACTCCATTTCCACAGACCGCTCTTTTGCGCAACTTCGGCAAGGTTTACTGAACTTAAATGAAGCGACACCTTTACCTTTAGTAAATTTTACCGGAAGTTTGCGTCCTTACCAAGAAGCAGGGGTAAAGTGGCTAAAATTTTTGTTCGAGCATAATTTTCATGGAGTTTTAGCAGATGATATGGGATTAGGCAAAACGGTGCAGGTTTTAGCTTTTTTATCGATGTTAGACCCTACGATGCCTGTTTTGATTGTTTTGCCGACTTCTTTGATTTTTAATTGGAAAAGAGAAATAGAGAAATTTTTAAAAAAACAAAGTCTCTTTATTTATCATGGTGGCGATCGCCTTAAGCAATGGGAGGCGTGGGACAAAAAAGGGATTATTCTGACCTCCTATGCGACTCTAAGGATCGATCTGCCCTTTTTTAAGGAGATCGATTTCCAAGCAATTGTTTTAGATGAAGCCCAAGCGATTAAGAATGCGCATACTTTGACGGCTCAATCCTTGATTCAACTAAAAGCTCGATTTCGATTATCCCTTACAGGAACTCCTATTGAGAATCATCTGGGGGAATTATGGTCCCAATTTCGCTTTTTAATGCCTGAACTTTTGGGGAGTGAAAAAGACTTTCAACACGATTTGCAAGCTTCTGAAGGAGACTTAAGGTATTTACAGAGAATTAAAAAGAAAATTCGCCCCTTCCTGATGCGTCGAAAAAAAGAAGAAGTTGCAAAGGACTTACCCGCCAAAATCGAACAAAGAGTATGGGTTGAAATGGGTGCTGAGCAACGGCAAGTTTATGAAGATTATTTGAGTGGCATACGGGGTAATTTGTTTAAAAAGGTTAAGCTGGATGGGATTTCAAAACATCGCATGGAAGTTTTAGAAGCTATTTTGCGCTTGCGCCA
The Parachlamydia sp. AcF125 genome window above contains:
- the dapA gene encoding 4-hydroxy-tetrahydrodipicolinate synthase, translated to MSLKGTITALITPFTEQLHLDEQGLRENIHFQVKAGVNGILVLGTTGESPTLSSEEQTRIIKIAIQEVKNKIPVMVGVGCNNTQHTVEKAKKAQDLGANALLVVAPYYNKPSQEGIFRHFEALSQQVSLPMYVYNIPGRAGVNIEVATLQRIAALPHIAGIKDAAGNLLQTTDIIQQARKTCFNFHVLCGDDALTLPMISLGAQGVISVVSNLVPEQVSQMVDQALTGRFDLAQESHYKLLALFKAAFIEVNPSPIKTAMQICGYPSGGCRLPLCDLLPENKAKLNQLLHEMDLIKG
- a CDS encoding dihydrodipicolinate reductase C-terminal domain-containing protein, whose translation is MKIALIGYGKMGQMIEKLATQKEHQIVSRVTSADCEEWKNIHKAEVCIEFSTPESVLENLEKICKHGLPTVIGTTGWYDKLSQLKNLIDKYQVGVLYSPNFSLGIHLFLKMIRHAAQLMAYFPEYAAAGIEYHHHQKLDSPSGTAKKLAQVLNEELKLNPPLSFSSVRCGTFPGTHTVLFDTFADTLSFTHEARSREGFAEGALRAAEWLLDKKGIYTFEECLNLEKFLCH
- a CDS encoding polysaccharide biosynthesis/export family protein gives rise to the protein MCLLLLVLLFLHASSYATPYNILDAGEFVLDSQKIQKEGKFAIEELQGHLFAELPNDAFTPYYPIIDEEDILTITLYHPSRRDLMAAIQLINDRAGGFRVVNGKISLPGLNALKVKGMTLPEARQKIKEQYREQISGLEVYLSFKSKAFHKIIVTGMVSPPPSCADGQLRLYEVLSKAFIPPTANLFASYVLRENMPLRLDLFRLLKKGDMSQNIVMKGGDKIFIASPTDQVAMVLGEVLSPKRIPLLAGYISLKEALTLARGMQFTANKNHIQVIRGNISFPKIYSFPWEVVAQEPNQNLLLIPGDVVYISRKAITEWALFMRELEGTIRLIPAVELIHKMSK
- a CDS encoding SurA N-terminal domain-containing protein, which encodes MLHFFRTYERYFYLVITFVIVITFSFFGTYNEIISSPGTDETAFYKVDGSKVGRTDVQNIVHFIATDSEDKLSYGGMWGPNFLNDGVIKKDFLQTGLAEVLIHHYQKDLKDELQKKLEKEKHFSLYTHPQAKFVGVESVWNYLAPDMKTNFDILRFSDKATDSQSLASRVKLFLGQSQLPPALLSNVLRYQERQYDWISPDLNLERMDLSLFGYHTIEDWFGSRFVHLVAQFIVNAATIAEQKGYVVTKEEALADLVQHSEKSFQENQSSPYLGLASSREYFHEQLRRMGMEQTKAVQIWRQVLLFRRLFHDVGSSVFIDPLTIGQIHQFGNESVTGDVYHLPPSLRFADWRSLQKFEVYLEAIAKRRVATKNLLHLPTQLRSVEQVVKLAPELVQKKYTVEIAEVDKKSLQSLFGIKETWNWEVQEANWDKLTVHFPELASPKADTKETRFAVLENLDQKIRARIDAFARSQMIEENPAKLSKALQEVKSKVVTVGLLKKGGFTLIKGLKDSQELMNLLDKAPLKGQAASSPEEGEAEEKLKHFTANGTHYYRIEVLQKAPAETIMTFQEADQQGILDELLTRTLENYYTKIREEREEEFQHEDKTWKDFATVQAKVAETYFQPLLSAINVDYQKNKPKDSSQLIQTLTPELSAPLRFYAYMREARQAIQKTPEQVTEWVNEASSKTDADDLKSQWKLVKEAYKIDRDHEATGIAKEKALKMSEGDWSPVTPLPNGDIHFFTIQTKGVREDSHEFERQMSVAHRLLSDDAQQVLMRKVLKEISDKQAISLAYLTRSYEAGVAEESK
- the gcvH gene encoding glycine cleavage system protein GcvH; amino-acid sequence: MKRYTESHEWIELEGPIGTIGVTAYAKQELGDIVYVELPYVGKKVFKGGEAAVLESTKAASDVYSPVSGTILEVNDQLSTEVQKINDSPEKEGWLFKVQLDNLEEVASLMTWEEYQKSLG
- a CDS encoding DEAD/DEAH box helicase, whose product is MSLKFSIQRKSLVEESGFSVKVEDHHGAPLSKFSSLLALAVGKEKVEQEVLHFLAKEGTPSENNPWIIKISNLSSLKALKLLAATGSLFFDNRALITDFFTPVEFYYVVEEASEVAVSGKLKTSQEEFDIRECDFVTGGPPHWFIRGNFLRLISTEVSWKNLQKMLIKPSPEWVKNFLKEFREDSRLEEAKILFQNESLALFQEVSPLPCLILKDRWGSFADLWMCYGESRIQYGERSCSSIPRDLKTESLWEGDLLETGFQKKQVGTSQYYCPLEEVPKSLSFLLELGWTVWDFRGQRVVNYSSGTLDLQTGHKEILIRGKLRFENYEADLGAVVGAFNRRENFVTIGSGVVGLLPQNFNKSGLSDLAEEGEIVAGGIKTKKSHFGSLVDLFDSPYSISTDRSFAQLRQGLLNLNEATPLPLVNFTGSLRPYQEAGVKWLKFLFEHNFHGVLADDMGLGKTVQVLAFLSMLDPTMPVLIVLPTSLIFNWKREIEKFLKKQSLFIYHGGDRLKQWEAWDKKGIILTSYATLRIDLPFFKEIDFQAIVLDEAQAIKNAHTLTAQSLIQLKARFRLSLTGTPIENHLGELWSQFRFLMPELLGSEKDFQHDLQASEGDLRYLQRIKKKIRPFLMRRKKEEVAKDLPAKIEQRVWVEMGAEQRQVYEDYLSGIRGNLFKKVKLDGISKHRMEVLEAILRLRQICCHPLLVTAQEGTYAASAKLEVLIQDLETLAEEGKKALVYSQFTRMLGLIAKELQKKGWRFVYLDGNTLNREKVVTQFQEDPSISFFLISLKAGGVGLNLTSADYVYLFDPWWNEAIENQAIDRAHRIGRQATVIAKRLITLESIEEKILKLKENKRQMIENLFDDSDSQSPLSAEDFQFLLS